One part of the Tunicatimonas pelagia genome encodes these proteins:
- a CDS encoding gliding motility-associated C-terminal domain-containing protein has translation MKYWYIVLVTFSLLTVNQQLNAQTINPNCFDPGHPEYRSTRCVVQRFEGDDGNGNLFNCDDDVDNDGNGLTDCEEPSCNCTPPPQPDTETDCGDGIDNDGDGDIDCQDRLDCGGSVLCENDCGDGIDNDGDGFFDYYDGDCLADPDNPNNFIVIQPDCEAVPTGNAFSIQVADSSANRTSAALGMPMVADVDNDGTPEVITANSETGRIHVLDGSDLTSIEAQANFGSNVRAYPVVADVDGDDLGEIFIVGNNNSVRAYHHDLTPYWNQASSGFPSGRVINVADFNLDGTPELYQVNEIRDATTGAVLIAGSHGSTTYPSANNWQNDLNSASVAVDILPDAACADCSGLELVVGHIIYSVDIDNNQLTEELNMDDATTLPADYRAGGYHPKNANFTNQTWSTTSTVDFNQDGHLDILMGGTTGNQNGPTSVFFWDIQNSEVSMFIVARPGNTIAANRGNFRDLNGGGCGNSNELCTWRRGVGTLNIADIDADGQLEVTFMSGSSLYALNSDFSLQWENHDEFWESSSGFTGTTVFDFDGDGASEVIYRDEINLYIVDGVSGRIVSGFLDGSFCSSQTQGEYPIVADVDGDGETEIIVSCGQERNEYGEDPVTSGTRTNGHIKVYKAADNNYWVPARQVWNQFSYFNVNINDDLSVPRFAQPHHLSFSQLCNDPTAATAFPLNKFLNQSPRISYCGDLVFPAAKLDFAPDSTRIFPPECPNQEFRVRLFFENNGDEEVSSPIPISFYSENPEQAYADTDQDPHFSVIEIDPPAGGLLPGSFIDTTLTVTGPRGDYTLYASLNDIGPYDELGNKIANSAFYPLDEITGPIRECDNTPTIVSIDVTPTPFSVQVQKIQDNRNCPGAITTENNGEAQVRAADGSALPESEYNFTWTNIADGTVVGTSSFVNQLDSGTYEVMIEFDNGVYTCQGVPDTVRIERLEDWPTADSVTIEEVQAVSSCAPGIADGHLRALLNGSPPDLTNYSIYWTDEQEGDTLAIGAEATNLVPLLYKIVVNNLLTGCSETVTYDLTLDIPQIDSLTATANTNCTNPNGTIAVEVVGDEADYDYMLIQLSPAQDTTFSTVPSFSNLSEGIYEVRAYNPSNDCGLYTQGEEVTVENTSTINNIPLVVEREQTACRAPFNGQLRANVPDPAQYSWVWYRGTDTSSPSAVVVGNNHITPDTLSTNLTIRYTVVVTDTVTGCTFTTSIDLPNNPTPPVVSNVNVLQNQTTCNPNGQAQVTASGGGATPGYRYTIRRGSVDIATNTSGLFTGLEAGPYTAVVEDTTTNCVSPASSIFSINANIVPFGNVAFSPTPQTNCNATNPDGALSVTVDGTTTGYTFRWFVGVDTSSAYSPQPNSNQLTGIAADDYAVRIYNQTTGCDTVVYTTLADNSIDYQETITATKLSDQIFCNGTFSGSIEAGLQASTSGGTPDTANYTYYWYQGTKNDVRNASATLITGQNNSVITGLDVGWYSVRAVRNDGFGCAALDTAEVFIRDERDFPISNINVTIIEQTSCDSNDQNGGLRGDVSGNTTGYTFRWYQLDNGVDIPVTTNNPGAVASGASLDNIGVGTYILEVENDLTGCTGRAQVYLGDNIISGDEIRLNLASTDATNCTPPNGVAQVTSIDLSEDDGATFTDTGNLADFTYQWYRGDDTTDPILLGENASAQSAQLVNVEPGEYTVVATNINSTCVSTAYTVEVSSNLINNLTFDFSVVQQQSDCINPDGGLEVINVAGGSGNYSYQWHQGATLDFPITGANTTLLNNIRSNQYTILITDNNTGCTKDSTFTLPSSVTPIPPPTLTITDVDTCVPGNTGQVVGQVDPTILSGIPRYSGYSQDDFFYYWFEGRVEDGAVQYNDPLGDLNDPTNYQTFGPAPTLGGGNNNRRTLSGLEPGWYTVVIVDARNYILSGGTDPFECQSDPRSFEVKAIAQSPLVTENLNAADSLCVGNSGRTILEVTKRATDVTAYGNYQLTSAQKDGSTYTFNTGDVTENHTDPVSTFTIINLESGTYDFEFRDPTTQCDTVVTVNIADNRVPPVLAPDNIQVNSDQTQCNPANGEVEVIASATTGVTNLADYDFYWHDQIATTSADIIDPLVYVGDNAVLSNLDSGTYYVYAVDRVTGCISSYQSIDVDFNVTETQVEITATSPVVDCTPGATDGSISVVARDIDNSGTVTTPLATYSFTWTMSDGSPLPGSAIVSPPTANPNTLSNVPVGIYRVAVRNQDVDCETVYAYDTIRFEPVFPEFTAASVSKQNVTTCTPGDGMITITEIREGGTTIQSTDANFSNYDFTWYRGNTSTVISGETSNVLSNLTVDTYFVTVTNTSTGFCGSPDTLQVVLVDSIVQPLIYELNVEDFIDCTGAFEGVVSVRGEEADGTTPAGGYTFSWSYNGNPTLPSSHMLDTSVPNTETLSNLPPGQYEVTILNPLTGCDVTDTFQVRTQVIRPILTATKTSDQFNCDPAGGAAEVVNVTLNGNVEASGDYQYVWYTNDPTDPANEFGTADGYGLATDSLSANALPAGTYFVRAVSRLPGGCASLPVQITIADSTQDVVVVLDNIADPIVACEPSDDPEGFIEVEVRNSTDVITRWYEGAVITNPADSLIGLSNLLEVENLVPGTYTVWVQDMLTGCETTRTYTIEGVAIPLILSASSSPFTSCVAPNGQVAANVNGGSGNYVYRWLDSSGNAVSSSDDQNLVEGLENGTYTVQVSDRDEPDCEVVTTTVTVDDLRGNVMTVEVSNDFNMTNCDEGNPNGQLSATVAGNPSRYDFFWYEGEDISNRPIAQGPTAAELVPNTYSVVARDKITGCLSDPVTGMVIAENTDFRLPIPSTEVLSAVTHCVTPNGSAIAVLDSTQLDSTAVYQYTWYNEEGDEIFRSTNTNIITGLMAEEYSVVVMNLVTGCYSEPATVEIPEDIRVPDFEIVTTPSTCFEASGSITVRFNEEVRVADIEWLTPNGFVNGFFLTDQPPGVYEATIIDDKGCRFTQTGEIESTIYTFNGISPNGDGNNDRFIISCIENFEGNIVRIYNRAGTLVYENENYDNETSYFEGYGNKGLYIAGDKLPDGTYFYIIDKQNGDEPSSGYLELIR, from the coding sequence ATGAAATATTGGTATATCGTACTCGTAACTTTCTCATTACTTACTGTAAATCAGCAGCTGAACGCTCAAACAATTAACCCTAATTGTTTTGATCCTGGTCATCCTGAATATAGATCTACCCGTTGCGTAGTTCAGCGGTTTGAAGGTGATGATGGTAATGGTAACCTCTTCAACTGCGACGATGATGTTGATAACGACGGTAATGGATTAACCGATTGTGAAGAGCCTAGTTGTAATTGTACTCCACCTCCTCAGCCTGATACTGAAACTGACTGTGGCGATGGAATTGATAACGATGGTGATGGTGATATTGATTGCCAGGATCGATTGGATTGTGGTGGTTCAGTTCTTTGCGAAAATGACTGTGGCGACGGAATTGATAACGACGGCGACGGCTTTTTTGACTACTATGACGGTGACTGCCTAGCTGATCCCGATAATCCCAATAACTTTATTGTTATTCAACCCGATTGCGAAGCTGTACCTACCGGTAATGCATTTAGCATTCAAGTAGCCGATTCGTCGGCTAACCGAACTAGTGCCGCGCTGGGTATGCCTATGGTGGCCGACGTAGATAACGATGGCACTCCCGAAGTAATTACAGCTAATAGCGAAACTGGAAGGATACATGTACTGGATGGCTCTGATCTGACAAGTATTGAAGCCCAGGCAAATTTTGGTTCAAATGTTCGGGCGTACCCAGTTGTAGCCGATGTTGATGGCGATGACTTGGGTGAGATATTTATTGTAGGCAATAATAATTCTGTCCGCGCCTATCACCATGACCTTACTCCTTACTGGAACCAAGCCTCATCGGGATTCCCGAGTGGGCGAGTTATTAATGTGGCGGACTTTAACCTGGATGGAACCCCTGAATTATATCAAGTTAACGAAATACGGGATGCTACTACCGGTGCCGTGCTAATTGCCGGTAGTCATGGATCAACCACGTATCCATCGGCCAATAATTGGCAAAATGACTTAAACTCGGCTTCGGTTGCCGTCGATATACTTCCTGATGCTGCTTGTGCCGATTGTAGCGGATTAGAGCTAGTAGTAGGACATATTATCTATTCAGTCGATATTGACAATAATCAACTTACTGAGGAACTGAATATGGATGATGCTACCACCCTTCCGGCAGATTATCGGGCTGGGGGATATCACCCTAAAAATGCTAACTTTACTAATCAAACGTGGAGCACTACTAGCACAGTAGACTTTAACCAAGACGGTCATCTGGATATACTGATGGGGGGAACGACTGGCAATCAGAACGGTCCAACTTCAGTCTTTTTCTGGGATATACAGAATAGTGAAGTCAGCATGTTTATTGTTGCTCGCCCGGGCAATACAATCGCAGCTAACCGAGGAAATTTTCGGGACTTGAACGGCGGTGGCTGCGGAAATTCTAACGAGCTATGTACTTGGCGAAGAGGAGTAGGAACACTAAATATTGCGGATATTGATGCCGATGGCCAGCTAGAAGTCACCTTTATGTCCGGTTCCAGCCTGTACGCACTGAACAGTGACTTTAGTTTGCAATGGGAAAACCACGATGAGTTTTGGGAGTCATCATCCGGCTTTACGGGTACTACTGTATTCGACTTCGATGGCGACGGTGCTTCTGAGGTAATTTACCGTGATGAAATCAATCTCTACATTGTGGATGGTGTCTCGGGGCGAATCGTAAGTGGGTTCTTAGACGGCTCATTCTGTAGCTCACAAACCCAAGGTGAGTACCCCATTGTAGCCGACGTAGACGGCGACGGGGAAACTGAGATTATTGTCTCTTGTGGACAGGAGAGAAATGAATATGGAGAAGATCCGGTGACCTCCGGTACTCGTACAAACGGTCATATCAAAGTGTATAAAGCGGCTGATAATAATTACTGGGTACCGGCTCGCCAAGTGTGGAACCAGTTCTCGTACTTCAACGTCAACATTAATGATGACTTGAGCGTACCGAGGTTTGCCCAACCACATCATTTAAGCTTTTCTCAGCTATGTAATGATCCAACCGCTGCCACTGCTTTTCCACTCAATAAGTTTCTAAACCAATCTCCTCGCATTAGCTATTGTGGCGATTTGGTATTTCCGGCGGCTAAACTAGACTTTGCGCCCGACAGCACTCGTATTTTCCCTCCTGAATGCCCTAACCAAGAATTTAGGGTTCGTTTGTTCTTTGAAAATAATGGTGATGAAGAAGTATCTTCTCCCATTCCCATTTCCTTTTATAGCGAAAACCCCGAACAAGCCTACGCTGATACCGATCAAGACCCACATTTTTCGGTAATTGAGATTGACCCACCCGCAGGTGGTTTACTGCCAGGAAGTTTTATTGATACCACCCTGACGGTGACTGGCCCTCGAGGGGATTATACGCTGTATGCTTCCCTGAACGATATTGGTCCTTATGATGAACTAGGCAATAAAATTGCCAATTCGGCATTTTACCCGCTAGATGAAATCACTGGCCCTATCCGGGAATGCGATAATACGCCTACTATTGTTTCAATTGACGTTACTCCCACACCCTTTAGCGTGCAGGTTCAAAAGATTCAAGATAACCGTAACTGCCCCGGTGCCATCACTACTGAAAATAATGGTGAGGCCCAAGTACGCGCAGCAGATGGTTCGGCCTTACCCGAGTCTGAGTATAATTTTACTTGGACCAATATTGCTGATGGTACTGTTGTCGGTACATCTTCGTTCGTAAACCAACTCGATTCGGGTACGTACGAGGTAATGATTGAATTTGATAATGGTGTGTACACTTGTCAAGGTGTACCCGACACCGTACGTATTGAGCGCTTGGAGGATTGGCCTACGGCTGATTCGGTAACTATTGAAGAAGTGCAAGCGGTATCAAGCTGTGCCCCTGGTATAGCCGACGGCCATTTACGAGCGTTGCTCAACGGAAGCCCCCCTGACCTTACCAACTACAGCATATACTGGACGGATGAGCAAGAAGGTGATACTTTAGCAATAGGTGCTGAAGCAACCAATTTGGTGCCTTTACTTTACAAAATTGTTGTAAACAACCTACTTACCGGGTGCTCGGAAACGGTTACCTATGATTTAACGCTGGATATTCCCCAGATTGATAGCTTGACCGCCACGGCTAATACCAATTGTACCAACCCCAATGGGACAATTGCAGTGGAAGTAGTAGGTGACGAAGCTGATTATGACTATATGCTCATTCAGCTAAGCCCCGCCCAAGATACTACTTTCAGTACCGTTCCTTCGTTCAGCAACCTCAGCGAAGGTATCTACGAAGTACGCGCCTACAATCCTAGTAACGATTGTGGTTTATACACCCAAGGCGAGGAAGTGACTGTTGAAAACACGTCTACCATTAACAATATTCCGTTGGTGGTAGAGCGAGAGCAAACGGCTTGCCGGGCTCCGTTCAACGGACAGTTACGCGCCAATGTTCCTGACCCTGCCCAATACAGTTGGGTATGGTACCGGGGTACCGATACTTCTAGCCCTTCGGCAGTGGTAGTGGGTAATAACCATATCACGCCAGATACCTTGAGTACCAATCTTACCATTAGGTATACCGTGGTTGTTACGGATACCGTAACTGGTTGTACTTTCACTACTTCTATTGATCTACCGAATAACCCTACTCCGCCTGTAGTGTCTAATGTTAATGTTTTGCAAAATCAGACCACTTGTAATCCAAACGGGCAAGCGCAAGTTACCGCTTCTGGCGGAGGGGCTACCCCCGGCTATCGCTACACTATCCGACGGGGAAGTGTAGATATTGCTACCAATACTTCGGGACTGTTTACCGGATTAGAAGCGGGGCCGTATACTGCGGTAGTGGAAGATACTACTACCAACTGTGTATCGCCAGCCTCTAGTATTTTCAGCATAAATGCCAATATCGTTCCTTTTGGAAATGTAGCATTCTCCCCTACCCCGCAGACTAATTGTAATGCTACTAATCCTGATGGTGCATTGAGCGTAACGGTTGACGGTACTACGACGGGATACACTTTCCGCTGGTTTGTAGGAGTAGACACATCTTCCGCCTACAGCCCTCAGCCAAATTCTAACCAGTTGACCGGAATTGCTGCGGATGACTATGCAGTACGCATCTATAACCAGACCACAGGCTGTGATACTGTAGTGTATACTACTTTGGCAGATAATTCAATAGATTATCAGGAAACGATTACAGCGACAAAACTAAGTGATCAGATTTTTTGTAATGGCACATTTAGTGGCAGTATTGAGGCTGGTTTACAAGCTTCAACCTCAGGCGGAACACCTGATACTGCTAACTATACGTATTACTGGTACCAAGGCACAAAAAATGATGTTCGAAATGCAAGTGCTACACTCATCACCGGACAGAATAATTCCGTAATTACCGGATTAGACGTAGGTTGGTACTCGGTGCGAGCCGTTCGTAATGATGGCTTTGGGTGTGCCGCTCTGGATACAGCCGAGGTATTTATTCGTGATGAACGAGACTTCCCAATTTCTAATATCAACGTGACTATTATCGAACAGACCTCCTGTGATTCTAATGATCAAAACGGTGGATTACGTGGTGATGTAAGCGGCAATACTACTGGCTACACCTTCCGATGGTATCAGTTAGATAATGGCGTAGATATTCCAGTGACCACTAACAACCCCGGTGCGGTAGCCAGCGGAGCTAGCCTGGATAATATTGGGGTTGGCACCTACATTTTAGAGGTAGAAAACGACTTAACAGGTTGTACTGGACGAGCCCAAGTATACTTAGGAGATAATATTATTAGTGGTGATGAAATACGGTTGAATTTGGCTTCTACTGATGCTACTAATTGTACTCCACCAAACGGAGTAGCCCAGGTCACTTCGATTGATCTTTCGGAGGATGATGGAGCTACATTTACCGACACTGGTAATTTGGCCGACTTCACGTACCAGTGGTACCGGGGCGATGATACCACCGATCCGATTTTATTAGGTGAAAACGCATCGGCTCAGTCGGCTCAACTAGTAAATGTTGAACCGGGTGAGTATACCGTAGTTGCTACTAATATTAATTCTACTTGTGTATCCACTGCGTACACTGTGGAGGTAAGTAGCAACTTAATTAATAATTTAACCTTTGACTTCAGCGTTGTACAGCAGCAAAGTGACTGTATCAATCCTGACGGTGGATTAGAAGTAATTAATGTAGCGGGCGGTTCTGGTAACTATTCGTACCAGTGGCACCAAGGGGCTACGCTTGATTTTCCAATCACTGGTGCTAATACGACCTTATTAAATAATATTCGTTCCAACCAGTATACAATTCTAATAACTGATAATAACACAGGCTGTACTAAAGATAGTACCTTTACGCTTCCTTCCAGTGTTACACCTATTCCACCTCCAACACTTACAATCACTGATGTAGATACTTGTGTTCCTGGAAATACAGGGCAAGTAGTTGGTCAGGTTGACCCAACTATTTTGTCGGGTATTCCTAGGTACTCGGGATATAGTCAGGATGACTTCTTCTACTACTGGTTCGAGGGGCGAGTGGAAGACGGAGCGGTTCAATACAATGACCCATTGGGAGATTTAAATGACCCCACCAATTATCAAACCTTCGGGCCTGCCCCAACGTTGGGTGGTGGTAATAATAACCGAAGAACCCTTAGTGGGCTGGAACCGGGCTGGTACACGGTAGTAATTGTTGATGCCCGAAACTATATTCTCTCGGGTGGCACCGACCCTTTTGAGTGTCAGTCTGACCCACGTTCATTTGAGGTAAAGGCTATTGCTCAGTCGCCGCTAGTAACTGAGAACCTAAACGCAGCCGACTCGCTTTGTGTTGGTAATAGTGGACGTACCATTCTAGAAGTAACTAAGCGAGCTACTGATGTTACTGCTTATGGTAATTACCAATTAACCTCTGCCCAGAAAGATGGAAGCACATACACTTTTAATACTGGCGATGTGACCGAGAATCATACTGATCCAGTATCTACTTTCACTATTATTAATTTAGAGTCGGGAACTTATGACTTTGAATTCCGAGATCCAACCACACAATGCGATACGGTAGTGACCGTAAATATTGCTGATAACAGAGTACCGCCTGTGCTTGCGCCAGATAATATCCAGGTAAATAGTGATCAGACTCAGTGTAACCCTGCCAATGGCGAAGTAGAAGTTATCGCTTCGGCAACAACTGGGGTTACCAACTTGGCTGATTATGACTTTTACTGGCACGATCAAATTGCCACTACCTCGGCTGATATTATTGACCCATTAGTCTATGTTGGTGACAATGCTGTGCTCTCTAACTTAGATAGCGGCACCTACTATGTCTATGCAGTAGATCGGGTTACCGGATGTATCTCTAGCTACCAAAGTATTGACGTTGACTTCAATGTAACAGAAACCCAGGTAGAAATTACGGCTACTTCTCCAGTAGTGGATTGTACACCGGGAGCTACCGATGGAAGTATTTCGGTAGTAGCTAGGGATATTGATAACAGTGGAACGGTAACAACCCCATTGGCTACCTATTCATTTACTTGGACTATGAGTGATGGCTCTCCGCTACCGGGATCAGCTATTGTCAGTCCGCCAACAGCTAACCCAAATACCCTATCGAATGTACCCGTAGGTATCTACCGAGTAGCAGTAAGAAATCAAGACGTAGATTGCGAAACAGTGTATGCTTACGATACTATCCGCTTTGAGCCAGTTTTTCCAGAGTTCACTGCCGCTAGTGTAAGCAAGCAGAACGTTACTACTTGTACCCCAGGTGATGGTATGATTACCATTACGGAAATTAGAGAAGGGGGAACCACCATCCAAAGTACCGATGCTAATTTTAGCAATTACGATTTTACTTGGTACCGAGGTAACACCAGTACCGTAATTTCAGGGGAAACTAGCAACGTATTAAGCAATCTCACAGTAGATACTTACTTCGTGACGGTTACCAATACTAGCACCGGATTCTGTGGCTCACCCGATACCCTACAAGTGGTACTGGTAGATTCTATCGTTCAACCTCTGATCTACGAATTAAATGTGGAGGATTTTATCGATTGTACTGGAGCGTTTGAAGGAGTAGTCAGCGTTAGAGGAGAGGAAGCCGACGGAACAACTCCGGCTGGTGGCTATACCTTTAGCTGGAGCTATAATGGCAACCCTACTTTACCGAGTTCGCATATGTTAGACACTTCAGTACCTAATACTGAGACACTAAGTAACCTACCGCCCGGACAGTATGAAGTAACCATACTAAACCCGCTCACTGGCTGTGATGTAACAGATACCTTCCAGGTTCGCACTCAGGTGATTAGACCTATTCTAACGGCTACTAAAACCTCCGATCAGTTCAATTGTGATCCAGCCGGAGGGGCGGCCGAAGTGGTAAACGTTACGCTTAACGGAAACGTAGAGGCTTCGGGTGATTATCAGTATGTTTGGTATACCAATGATCCTACTGATCCGGCAAATGAATTCGGGACTGCCGATGGATATGGCTTGGCAACTGATTCACTATCAGCCAATGCCCTTCCAGCCGGAACGTATTTTGTAAGAGCTGTAAGCCGACTTCCCGGAGGATGTGCGTCGTTACCTGTGCAGATTACTATTGCCGACTCTACCCAAGATGTAGTAGTAGTGCTTGATAATATTGCTGACCCCATTGTGGCTTGTGAGCCTTCCGATGACCCCGAAGGGTTTATTGAAGTAGAAGTACGCAATAGTACGGATGTTATTACGCGCTGGTACGAAGGGGCAGTAATTACTAATCCGGCTGATAGCTTGATCGGACTCAGCAATCTGCTCGAGGTAGAGAATTTGGTTCCGGGCACCTATACTGTCTGGGTACAAGACATGCTTACTGGGTGTGAAACCACCCGCACGTACACTATTGAGGGAGTTGCCATACCACTAATTTTGAGTGCTTCTTCCTCGCCGTTTACTAGTTGCGTGGCTCCTAATGGTCAGGTAGCTGCCAATGTAAATGGAGGTAGTGGTAACTACGTATACCGCTGGCTCGATAGCAGCGGGAACGCCGTCTCATCGTCTGATGATCAAAACTTAGTAGAAGGTCTGGAAAATGGTACCTATACCGTGCAAGTAAGCGATCGGGATGAGCCAGATTGCGAAGTGGTAACAACCACCGTTACGGTAGATGATTTGCGCGGCAACGTTATGACGGTAGAGGTGAGCAATGACTTTAACATGACCAACTGCGATGAAGGGAATCCGAATGGGCAGCTATCAGCCACTGTAGCGGGCAATCCTTCTCGCTACGATTTCTTCTGGTACGAAGGCGAGGATATTTCTAATCGCCCAATCGCTCAAGGACCTACTGCGGCTGAACTAGTGCCGAACACCTACTCAGTGGTAGCTAGAGATAAAATTACCGGTTGCTTGAGTGATCCGGTCACGGGGATGGTCATTGCCGAAAATACTGATTTCCGCTTACCCATTCCGAGTACGGAAGTACTTTCGGCGGTTACTCACTGTGTAACTCCCAATGGTTCGGCCATCGCGGTACTGGATAGTACCCAGCTAGATTCTACAGCAGTGTATCAATACACTTGGTACAATGAGGAAGGTGACGAGATATTCCGCAGCACAAACACCAATATCATTACCGGATTGATGGCCGAAGAATACTCAGTTGTAGTAATGAACTTGGTAACCGGTTGCTACTCGGAACCTGCAACGGTAGAAATTCCGGAAGATATTCGGGTTCCTGATTTTGAAATTGTCACCACCCCGTCTACCTGCTTTGAGGCTAGTGGTTCTATCACCGTTCGCTTTAACGAAGAGGTAAGAGTGGCTGACATTGAGTGGCTCACCCCCAATGGCTTCGTCAACGGATTCTTCCTTACCGATCAGCCACCGGGAGTGTACGAGGCTACTATTATTGACGATAAGGGCTGTAGGTTTACCCAAACCGGAGAAATTGAAAGCACTATTTATACCTTCAATGGTATCTCCCCGAATGGTGATGGCAACAATGATCGCTTCATTATTAGCTGTATTGAGAATTTTGAGGGCAATATTGTGCGGATTTACAACCGGGCAGGCACGCTGGTCTACGAAAATGAAAACTACGATAATGAGACGTCTTACTTTGAGGGGTACGGTAATAAAGGATTGTACATTGCGGGAGATAAACTGCCCGACGGTACTTACTTCTACATTATTGATAAGCAGAACGGAGACGAACCTAGCTCAGGCTATCTAGAACTGATTCGGTAA
- a CDS encoding PorP/SprF family type IX secretion system membrane protein — MKRLRYRIKILLFTIGWIGLLLGLVSNEGYAQQRPIFSQYMFNGLVLNPAYAGNQQQWEVSLVHRDQWVNVEGAPKTQSLVTHTALENRPMGVGLIVSRDQIGIHDDYSIYGSYAYKIKLLVGTLSLGLQGGFNYTQSNFEKLRRASPFDPVLSGTQTRFSPNFGTGAFYSNSRTYAGISVPYLLNNDVYNAADVLSEARERRYYFLTGGHVFTLSPSIKLMPSTLIRYQEGQPVNMDLNANAFFQDVINLGVSYRSGDSMIGLLEIILNRNFSFGYTYDHTISRISTFTDGTHEFMLSYRLNIGNSKCHSYF, encoded by the coding sequence ATGAAGAGATTACGTTATAGAATTAAAATATTATTATTCACTATTGGATGGATTGGTCTGTTACTAGGTCTTGTATCTAATGAAGGATACGCCCAGCAGCGACCAATCTTCTCTCAGTATATGTTCAACGGCTTGGTGCTCAATCCGGCCTACGCTGGTAACCAGCAGCAATGGGAAGTAAGCTTAGTTCATCGAGACCAGTGGGTAAACGTAGAAGGCGCACCTAAAACGCAGAGCTTAGTAACCCACACCGCTTTGGAAAATCGCCCAATGGGGGTAGGTCTAATAGTATCTCGCGACCAGATTGGTATTCACGATGACTATAGCATATACGGAAGCTACGCTTATAAAATTAAGCTCTTGGTCGGTACGCTTTCGCTAGGACTACAGGGCGGGTTTAATTACACGCAGTCCAATTTTGAAAAGTTAAGGAGAGCGAGTCCCTTTGACCCTGTACTTTCGGGAACACAGACTCGGTTTAGCCCTAATTTTGGTACGGGTGCCTTTTACAGTAATAGTAGAACCTACGCCGGAATTTCCGTGCCTTACTTACTGAATAATGATGTATATAATGCCGCCGATGTGCTTAGCGAAGCGAGGGAACGGCGGTACTACTTCCTTACAGGTGGACATGTTTTCACGCTCAGTCCATCAATTAAGCTCATGCCATCTACGCTTATTCGCTACCAAGAGGGACAGCCCGTTAACATGGATTTGAATGCTAATGCTTTCTTTCAAGATGTTATCAATCTGGGCGTATCGTACCGTAGTGGAGATTCTATGATCGGTCTGCTGGAAATTATACTGAACCGAAACTTTAGCTTCGGTTACACCTACGATCATACCATTTCCAGAATTAGTACCTTCACCGATGGAACGCACGAATTTATGCTAAGCTACCGACTAAATATTGGTAACAGTAAGTGTCACAGCTATTTCTAG